In a genomic window of Methanogenium sp. S4BF:
- the lonB gene encoding ATP-dependent protease LonB, with translation MTDSHISKDTIPEDSGIAPDTVPSPASPAPEVFDSGAEEAGSAGSEAPASPEGVSVPLTEVANSGEIPVPDSLIDQVIGQEHAVEVMRKAAIQRRHVLMIGTPGTGKSMLAKAMAELLPKEEMQDILIYPNSEDPNEPVVRTVPSGRGKEIVGAHKQEARKRTQTRSTLIMLLIFGIMGYALISGQLLFGIIAAAFIFMAMQYSRPKEEAMVPKLLVSTKPDSTAPFIDGTGSHAGALLGDVRHDPFQSGGLETPAHDRVEAGAIHKAHKGVLFIDEINTLTPHSQQSLLTALQEGEFPITGQSERSSGAMVRTEAVPCRFVMVAAGNMDGVQGMHPALRSRIRGYGYEVYMQETMPDTPENREKFIRFIAQEVKNDGKIPHFDQGAIDELLLEGRRRSNRKGHLTLKLRDMGGLIRVAGDLARQEGAEIATAKHVLDAKSMARSIEDQVSDEYIRRSREYDLTVVEGSLVGRVNGLAVMGSDSGSVLPIVAEVTPTQGATGQVIATGLLKEIAQESIKNVSAIIKNFTGKDIRNMDVHVQFLGTYSGVEGDSASVTVATAVISAIENIPVRQDVAMTGSLSVRGQVLPIGGVTYKIEAAAKAGIRTVIIPQSNLDDVVIEEQYAKMVKIIPVTTIEEVLEHALVFERKEDFMTKIKEISARRLHVFSETRDAKPVGA, from the coding sequence ATGACTGATTCACATATTTCAAAAGATACGATACCAGAGGACTCCGGCATTGCACCGGACACCGTCCCGTCCCCCGCTTCACCGGCACCGGAGGTCTTTGATTCCGGGGCAGAAGAGGCGGGCAGCGCAGGGTCAGAGGCACCTGCGTCCCCGGAAGGGGTTTCTGTTCCGCTCACGGAAGTGGCAAACTCCGGGGAGATCCCGGTACCGGACAGCCTGATTGATCAGGTTATTGGTCAGGAGCATGCCGTTGAGGTGATGCGCAAGGCAGCCATACAGCGCAGGCATGTCCTGATGATCGGAACGCCCGGAACCGGCAAATCGATGCTTGCCAAGGCAATGGCAGAGCTGCTCCCGAAAGAGGAGATGCAGGACATTCTCATCTACCCGAACTCAGAGGACCCGAATGAGCCGGTGGTCCGTACGGTTCCGTCCGGCAGAGGCAAGGAGATTGTGGGCGCCCACAAGCAGGAGGCCCGCAAACGCACGCAGACGAGAAGCACCCTCATCATGCTCCTCATCTTCGGCATCATGGGCTATGCCCTCATCTCCGGGCAGCTCCTGTTCGGCATCATCGCCGCCGCCTTCATCTTCATGGCGATGCAGTACTCACGGCCCAAAGAGGAGGCAATGGTCCCCAAACTCCTCGTCTCCACCAAGCCCGACTCCACGGCACCCTTCATCGACGGCACCGGCTCGCACGCCGGCGCCCTCTTAGGTGATGTCCGCCATGACCCGTTCCAGTCCGGCGGGCTGGAGACGCCTGCCCACGACCGTGTCGAGGCAGGTGCCATTCACAAGGCGCACAAGGGTGTGCTCTTCATCGATGAGATCAACACCCTCACCCCCCACTCCCAGCAGAGCCTCTTAACCGCCCTGCAGGAGGGGGAGTTCCCCATCACCGGCCAGAGCGAGCGCTCAAGCGGCGCCATGGTCCGCACCGAGGCGGTTCCGTGCCGGTTTGTGATGGTCGCGGCAGGCAACATGGACGGTGTGCAGGGGATGCACCCGGCACTCCGGTCCCGTATCCGCGGCTACGGATATGAGGTCTACATGCAGGAGACGATGCCCGACACCCCGGAGAACCGTGAGAAGTTCATCCGGTTCATTGCACAGGAAGTCAAAAACGATGGGAAGATCCCGCACTTTGACCAGGGTGCGATTGACGAGCTCCTGCTTGAGGGGCGCCGCCGGTCCAACCGGAAGGGGCACCTCACCCTCAAACTGCGTGACATGGGCGGTCTCATCCGTGTCGCAGGTGACCTTGCCCGGCAGGAAGGGGCAGAGATTGCCACCGCGAAGCATGTGCTGGACGCAAAGAGCATGGCCCGCTCCATCGAGGATCAGGTCTCGGATGAATACATCCGGCGGTCCCGTGAGTATGACCTTACCGTGGTCGAAGGCTCCCTCGTGGGCCGGGTGAACGGCCTTGCGGTGATGGGCAGTGACTCCGGGTCGGTGCTCCCGATCGTCGCCGAAGTGACCCCGACACAGGGTGCCACCGGACAGGTGATTGCCACCGGTCTTTTGAAGGAGATTGCACAGGAATCCATCAAGAACGTCAGTGCCATCATCAAGAACTTCACGGGAAAGGACATCCGGAACATGGATGTCCACGTCCAGTTCCTCGGCACCTACAGTGGCGTGGAGGGCGACTCTGCCTCGGTTACCGTGGCAACGGCTGTCATCAGCGCCATCGAAAACATCCCGGTCCGCCAGGATGTCGCCATGACCGGGTCCCTCTCGGTCCGCGGCCAGGTGCTGCCAATAGGCGGGGTGACCTACAAGATTGAGGCGGCGGCAAAGGCCGGCATCCGCACGGTCATCATTCCGCAGTCAAACCTCGATGACGTGGTCATAGAGGAGCAGTATGCAAAGATGGTGAAAATCATCCCGGTCACGACCATCGAGGAGGTCCTCGAACATGCCCTTGTGTTCGAGCGCAAAGAGGACTTCATGACAAAGATCAAAGAGATATCGGCCCGCCGGCTGCATGTCTTCTCTGAGACACGGGACGCAAAACCTGTCGGGGCATAA
- a CDS encoding ribose-phosphate diphosphokinase: MKVVCTEKSQVLGSKVAKALDLPFVYSQFKAFPDGELYLKTGSLDGETLLVSSTADNESLVQLLLMIDACDASDITLVLPYMGYARQDKRFNDGEPVSGRAVARALSAGVSRVITVNIHESTVLSHFRVPAADITLAPEMAAWIRGLGCDEPLILAPDKGAARFAADIAKIGGWETDHLSKTRLSGEEVRIAPSTVDAGGRDIVITDDIISTGGTLATAAGMLKEGGARSVHAACVHGVFASGGFARLASAGLASVAASDTIESAASAYSAAEMIAAAVRK; encoded by the coding sequence ATGAAGGTAGTATGTACAGAAAAATCCCAGGTTCTGGGCTCAAAGGTTGCAAAGGCGCTCGATTTACCATTTGTTTATTCGCAGTTTAAAGCATTTCCGGATGGAGAACTGTACCTGAAAACAGGCAGTCTGGACGGAGAAACCCTGCTGGTATCAAGCACCGCTGACAACGAATCCCTTGTCCAGCTGTTGCTCATGATCGACGCATGCGACGCAAGTGACATCACCCTTGTTTTGCCCTACATGGGATATGCCCGGCAGGATAAACGGTTCAATGACGGGGAGCCGGTGAGCGGCCGTGCGGTCGCCCGGGCACTCTCCGCAGGCGTCTCGCGGGTCATCACGGTGAACATCCATGAGTCAACCGTCCTCTCGCACTTCCGGGTGCCTGCGGCCGACATCACCCTGGCACCGGAGATGGCAGCGTGGATCCGGGGGCTCGGATGTGACGAACCCCTCATCCTTGCACCGGATAAGGGGGCCGCCCGGTTTGCCGCAGATATTGCGAAAATCGGCGGATGGGAGACCGATCATCTCTCAAAGACCCGCCTCTCAGGGGAAGAGGTCAGGATTGCGCCGTCGACGGTGGATGCCGGCGGCCGTGACATTGTCATAACAGACGACATCATCTCCACCGGCGGAACCCTTGCGACCGCAGCAGGGATGCTGAAAGAGGGAGGCGCCCGGTCGGTGCATGCCGCCTGTGTCCACGGCGTCTTTGCCTCCGGAGGGTTTGCCCGCCTCGCCTCAGCAGGCCTTGCATCGGTTGCAGCCTCCGACACCATCGAGTCGGCGGCATCCGCCTACTCCGCGGCAGAAATGATTGCTGCAGCAGTGCGGAAATAA
- a CDS encoding nucleotide-binding protein produces MEEITKKRVVLDASVFFADLPVEGEFYTTPAVLTEIKTQSARMRLALLEEQGLRVHAPGPAALAKVSEAARRSGDLSVLSETDAGILALAAELGAAVMTDDFAVQNTAQRLEIPVIPILQRRAAKRKWKYRCTGCGRFWSGPGECEVCGAEIRRAQSGKKY; encoded by the coding sequence ATGGAAGAGATTACCAAAAAACGGGTGGTGCTTGACGCATCCGTCTTTTTTGCAGATCTGCCGGTGGAAGGTGAATTCTACACCACCCCCGCTGTCCTCACCGAGATAAAGACACAGTCAGCACGGATGCGCCTCGCCCTTCTGGAAGAGCAGGGTCTCCGTGTTCATGCACCCGGCCCTGCCGCACTGGCAAAGGTATCTGAGGCCGCCCGGCGAAGCGGTGATCTGAGCGTTCTCTCAGAAACCGATGCAGGCATCCTCGCCCTTGCAGCAGAACTCGGGGCGGCCGTCATGACCGACGACTTTGCAGTGCAGAACACCGCACAGAGGCTGGAAATCCCCGTCATTCCCATCCTCCAGCGTCGGGCCGCGAAACGGAAGTGGAAATACCGATGCACCGGCTGCGGACGGTTCTGGTCCGGTCCCGGCGAATGCGAGGTCTGCGGAGCCGAGATCCGGAGGGCGCAGTCCGGAAAAAAGTATTAG